In Argopecten irradians isolate NY unplaced genomic scaffold, Ai_NY scaffold_0540, whole genome shotgun sequence, the sequence TCCAAGACAACTCTGATAAAGAATCTGTGGAGGAATGTGTGAAGAAAGTGGTTGAGCTCGTCAACACCAAGCTCAATGTGCCCCTCCAGCCCCACGACATAGACATAGCGCACAGACTGGGGAAATTCGATAATGCCAGGAAAAGAAGCATCATAGTGAAGTTCACTCACAGGCGCAAGAAACACGAAATAACCAGGTCCAGGCGGAAACTGAAGGGCTCCGGAATCACTATTTTCGAGGACCTTACAAAAACTAATCAGCAGAGATTGAAAGACGCATTTAAGGTAGACTGTGTACAGAACTCATATAGTGTTGATGGCAAACTTTACGTTATCCTAAAGAATGGAAAAAAGAGACGACTGTTTCCTGACACAAAACTAACTAATCAGTTTCTGGAAAACGATGCGAACTTTAATTACAGGAGAATTTGATGGATATTGTGGTGACTGGTCGACCGTGACTTGGCTTTAAATGCCCTGTTGACCATatactatgtatacatgtacgagTTCGTTTCGAAAGTAGTGTTCTTATTCAATACGTGTCTAACAACGATTGCTATTTATTTAAGTTTTGGTGTGTGTGAAATGGAATAGTGAGTTGTTTTTTCCCATTCTTCTTAAATGGATGGATACGATATTCTGTTTTTCGAAAGGTGAGTTTGTTTGTCGTAATATTTTACCTCTCTCTATaatgacatttacatacacaATTTGTATGTACCTATGAggtgcatttttttttctaaatgatGCTCATATAACGTTTGTTTCTACAgtagtgattttattttcatatactgCAAATTTAGAATACGTTGTATTtgcaaatttcaatgttttccaCCCTTCTTTCCCCTCCCGTCTTCTGTTACTtgatttatcatatttgttCTATGCCTACATTATAACTATACCGCACGAACGGCAACTCTGTCTTACTCTTACGTCCTTAGCAATTTAGGATACGGACAGTCGTCCGCTCCATATTCGATTATATTAGTGTTCCAATCCTAGTCATTTATACGTTTGTCTTCAATAGGTTGGGGTACATTTTCAAGCATACGTTTGACTATGACTCATATTATTTAGAAAAGTACTTCCGGCGATAATGGAGTCTCGATGATATGTTTGTTCTGTTCTAGGGTCCCTCTACGGTGAGTCGTGGTCTAATGCCTATTGACCAATGGATAAGAATTTAAAATCTGCTTTTCCTTtctttccttctttatctttctGGGGAGATTCAAGCCTCATAACTTACTATCTTTTCCCACATGTAACATGAGTAGCGTAAACATATTCTCGGCCAACTGTCAGGGTCTTGGCGACAAAGTTAAAAGAACAGATGTTTTCTCATACCTTCGagataaaaaatatcacatatactGTCTACAGGACACTCATTTCACGGATGATTTATCTGATATTATTAGAAACGAATGGGGTTTTGATTGTTTTTTCAGTTCTTTTTCTTCAAACTCACGGGGTACAGTAAtacttttgaataataattttgaGAGTAAGGTCCACAAAGAAAAGAGAGATTTAAATGGAAATTTTCTTGCTATAGACATAAATATCGAAGGCCAAAGAACAACACTTATAACACTTTACGGTCCTAATCGCGATAGTcccaatttttttaatttgatcacAGACACAATAGACGATTTCGGAAATCAGAACGTAATTATTTGTGGCgattttaacattgttttagACCCTGAAAAAGACTATGATAACTATCGAAACATAAATAATAATGCAGCAAGAGataaaattttagaaataattgaaagtaaagGCCTTGTTGATATTTACAGGAATCAACATCCAGATATTAGAAGGTACACTTGGCGTAAAAGAAATCCCAAAAAACAAGCTAGATTAGATTTTTTCCTCATTTCAGAAAACTTAGTATCTTCAATAACAAAGTCATATATTGAACCTGGTTATAGAACTGATCACTCTGCCCCTATGATATCTATGAAGTTTAACAATTTTAAGAAAGGAAAAGGCCTATGGAAATTCAATAATTCTCTTTTATATGATAAAGATTATTCCAGAATAGTAGAAAACGTTATTGAGAATGTTAAAAAACAGTATTGTCTTCCAGTATACAATTTAAACTCGCTTTCTCTTATTCCTGATAACTTAATACAATTTGTAATTGATGATCAGTTATTTTTAGAGACTTTGTTGATGGAAATCAGAGGAAAGACCATTTCATATTCATCTTATAAGAAAAAGCAGCAAACTCTTAAAGAAAATGAACTCAAGAAAACTATAGAACTCCTAGAAAATAGTCCAAATAGTAATAGTGAAGAATTAGAAGTCAAAATGAGAGAACTAGAAGCCATACGTTTAACAAAAACTAAAGGAAGTATTATTCGATCTAGGGCTAAATGGTTAGAGGAAGGTGAGAAACCTACTTCTTATTTCTTTAACCTAGAAAACcgcaattttatttcaaaagtaattCCAAATCTTCAAAAACATGATACTATTATAACGGACCAGgaagaaattttaaaagaaatacacaCATTTTATAAAGATTTGTACAGCTTCAGAGAAGTTACAAATATTAATCTTGATGAATATCTTCGAGGTTGTAATGTTCCTAAATTAGTTGAATCTGAAGCTAATAGTATAGAAGGTCTTATAACACTAGCAGAAGCAGGTAATGtacttaaaaaaatgaaaaacaataaaagtcCTGGTTCCGATGGTTTTACGGCAGAATTTTTCAagtatttttggaaaaatctTCAGCAATTTTTAATCAGATCTATAAATTTTGGATTCTCAGTTGGGCAGCTTTCCATAACCCAACGACAGGGCATTATTACATGTATCCCTAAGGGAAATAAACCACGTAATCTAATAAAAAATTGGAGACCCATATCCCTTctaaatatcacatataaaatAGCTTCTGGAGTAATTTCTCAAAGAATTAGATCAGTTTTAGATATGTTAATAAGTAATGACCAAACAGGCTTTTTATCAGACCGTTACATTGGGGAAAATATCCGTACTTTATATGATGTGATGCATTATGctgaagataaaaatattccAGGGATGTTACTatcaattgattttgaaaaagcctTTGATTCTGTATCATGGATTTATATTGAGAAGGTCTTGAACTATTTTAATTTTGGGAATGACATAAAAGCATggataaaaatattacacagcAATGTAAGTTCCCTCTGGTAATATTTCTGCCCCAATCTCCATCCAACGCGGTTGTCGTCAAGGCGATCCAATCGCTTCTTACATTTTTATTCTTTGTGTTGAAGTTCTTGCAGCAAAACTTAGAACCAATAGAGATATTAAGGGTATTGCAATAGAAAACACACATATTCTCAATTTACAGTATGCTGATGATACTGGGCTGGTGCTCGACGGCTCTGAGACTTCATTAAAGGAATCTATATGtgaattaaacaaattttctgAGATATCTGGGCTTAATATTAATGCTGACAAAACACATGTTATTTGGCTAGGTAGTAAAAAATATAGTGATGAAACCTTCTTACCAGATGCGAATTTACAATGGGGTAGAaataagtttacatttttaGGCATTGATTTTTCAGTTGACTTAACAGAAATACCTAGGCTgaattttgataagaaattagtAAAACTCAAAGCTCTGATTACATCATGGAAAAGGCGGAATCTAACACCTATTGgaaaaaattaacattattaAATCACTCCTTATCTCCCAgtttaattatctttttatcaCCCTGCCAAACCCATCCGAAAAATATATTGTCCAACTTAACTCTACTATTTTTAGCTTTCTCTGGAACGACAAACCTCATAAGATAAAAAAAGATGTTTCTATTCAAGACTATCTAGATGGGGGATTAAAGATGATTGATGTTCAAGCCTTTATAGAATCGTTGAAACTTAGCTGGGTACGGAGGCTACTTAATTCATCAGGAAAATGGACCGCATTACTGAACTCGATGGTAGATCTGAAAAAATTACAGAATTGTGGAACTggttttatttctatttgtatATCTAACTGTTCAAACAAATTCTGGAAAGATGTTTTTCGAGCTTGGGTGAAAATGAATGATTCCAAAATGTTTAAGAAGAAATTGTTCGATCAAAACTCAATATTGAGAACCCCTTTATGGTACAACAGAGACCTATTAATTGgcaaaaaagtcattttttacaaaaattggtTTAATGCTggcatatttacatttaatgacCTAATTAAAGACCCCAGTAATCTCACATTTTTATTCTCTTGATGAGTTTCAgaacatatataacattaacacaaattttctccattataatggactgttatcaGCTATCCGACGGTTCCTTGAGATATCAAACTCGTTGTTACCATTTCAGCGAACAGTTCAACCATCTATTCCCCtgctttttgaattttttttcagaaatagaAAAGGCTCAAAAGATTTTTACAAATGTCTTATTACACCAGCCACTGTACCAACTGGAATAACGAAGTGGGGACAGCAATTTAACTATGACACAgataattggaaaaaaaaatatacagaatTCCTTTGTTAGTCTCCCACAGTACAAAGCTACAGTGGTTCCAACTTAGAATAATCCACCATATATTAGTCACAAATAATTTCCTATTCAAAGCCAAGCTAGCTACAAGccctttatgtacattttgtaacaacGCAACAGAAACGATAGTCCATTGTCTATGGGAATGTATAGAGGTTCAGAGCTTATTACAGGAACTTGAAACTCTAATGGACATTCTATTTATTCCTTTTTCTACAAACAAAGAATCTCACCTATTCGGAATTCTATCACCAAATACTAATCCAATTGATAACGAAataatcattataataaaacactACATTTATAAGACTAGATGcttaaataaatctttaaacCTAAATGCCCTTATTAATACTATAAAGGAGCACTTATCAGCTCtgaaatttttaaacaataacaacaatcaagggaaaaaacaattgtttgaaattaatttaaggAAATGGAAACCATTATTAGaactttaaatacatttttttttttttttcccttaTGTACAcacatttttcaatttaattttattaattaatttattatatataccaagtatatatatacatatttacatacacattacatgcatgtacatgtatacgtacttatacatatatctatatcaacACAATAACCATATTACTATTAACAGACTGTTTTAAGTTTTTCTTTGACCCTTTCAGTGCCGAATTAAGATATAAATTTCcagtcaaaatatttaaatacaatttcCTTTCTCTAGAGTATATTAAAACTACAATGATTGAATCTCCCTACCTCCTCTCCCCTCCCCTTTCTAAACTTCTCTTGCTTTGTATCTCCATATACAGTATTCCAtttctttttgtaaatttttttcttgtttctccATGTGTATGCTCGTGTGTATCTGAGTGTGACTTGTGTGTGAATGAAGGTGAGAGACTGTGTGTATGTGTGAGTGAAAGTGTGTGTTAAGGTGTGTATAAGAGTGTGTATAAcggtgtatgtgtatgtttatGAAAggcaataatgatgatgatggttgATGATATGACGATAAGGATGATGTTGATTTTGATGGTAATACTTATGattattaatgataatgatgttcaTGAGGATAATGATCAGAtgctgataatgatgatgatgatgataatgataacatATTAGTATtgacaatgataatgatgatgatgataagatgctgataatgatgatgatgataatgatgataataatgatgattgatgacaaatgattgctttttgtttttatactacatgtatgtataaatgccttgaaaaataaacaattacaaaaaaaaaaaataacaatatatcatgtaagtttatcatttgtgtatgtttttttcGGTACAAAATTTCCCCGTCACGAAAATTCCCGTATTCGTTGACAGATCCTGATGCGATAAACTGTTTTTCTCTTTTGACATCCGCATCTCATTAATCCGGTTAATTTGCTCATTTGTtgtatgtcttaccgtttgtgTATAGTTCAATTAGTCGTAGTCTTGTTTTTTTCGTCAGTTCGTCGTCCGTTGGAGTAGAGTTTACCGCGAACATGTGGGTGTCAGCGACGCGTTTGTATTGCGTTgttctatatttaaactatGCGGTGATCGGCTAGTACACCACTTTCCCGCGCAGTGCTCAAGCTACCTGTATCAGCCGCACTGATCACGGCGCGGCTAGACAAGTACGTTAGTCAACGGTATGGTGTCCCGCGTTGTAAGCTCATGGTTGTGCTATATTGATAActtaatatttcatgttttattttgtcaatgAATGTTTTATGTACcactgtttgttttgtttttcaaatgtaCTATGCATGATAATGTATAAAtcagtatttataaatattcatatgaTGCAATTACATACGTGattagtgaaaaaaaaacacctgcTCAATCCGAAGTGAGTGAAAAACACCTGCCCACTCGAAAGTGAGTGAAAAAACATCTGTCCTTTTCGGAGTGAGTAAAAAAACACCTGCCAACTCTGAAGTGACAACTCCAGTTCACCCATAGGTGAAATCATATCGAGGTTTGTTTAGACCCTCGTATCCAATCCTTCTCCCAGCTAAGTCTGAGGAAATGTGACTTAAGGGGACGAAATTGTTTggaaaaaactgtcagaattattttggtgtacGAAGTCATCTCGTCCAAACAACAAACCTAATTGTAAAtctatactgggacgaaatgtcgTTGTCCATTGATGTAGCAATGTGTAGTTAATGCATTAAATCTGACTAAGCTCGACGTGTTATCTGATTCTCTATTGAACGGACGATAATACCCTCAATTGCTCTACAGGACATGATAGAACAGATTAACAATTGACGTTCTAGACAAAAACAATTTAACGTCTGATATGTATGATAAACGCAAACGTTTGGCTCCTTGCACTCTTCATACACCACACACACGGACGACCATTTTTTACATGTCTAATAAACTTCTAAAGTAATTTTATAGACTTCTACTCCAATGGTATGAATgcattttaaagtttatttaagTTATGATTCTGCcataattgttaaatatttatttttgccaCTTTTGATTCATATTCGTGTAGTGTCTTcagtagggcgttagaattgtatcttttctcttcttcctaactgactttatccttcctaatgcctcacttggcaccgcctcacttttggcttcgagttgagcgttcgctcctgtgaggaaggctctgggttccgtcccctggccgaga encodes:
- the LOC138312961 gene encoding protein unc-13 homolog C-like, which encodes MSNSRRTTSRDSVTISDRLDIVCRKLDNFATKEFLNSVIANMKEELQTQIHRENEELVNSLKGRINSLETENEELKDKLCLLEQRQADSDEIISDLEERYNDLEQHGRKNSIRINGLQDNSDKESVEECVKKVVELVNTKLNVPLQPHDIDIAHRLGKFDNARKRSIIVKFTHRRKKHEITRSRRKLKGSGITIFEDLTKTNQQRLKDAFKVDCVQNSYSVDGKLYVILKNGKKRRLFPDTKLTNQFLENDANFNYRRI